ATCTGATTTATATTGAGTTTTAAGTCGTATAAATTATCCATAGCCGAGACCGTTAAAATGCCCAAAAAGAAAAAAGATGATGATGCCTAAGATGTCAAAAAACTGTCGAAAACCGCGAGCCCGAAACCCCGTGGAAAGGGGTATCCCCTCAGGAGTACCTTTTGCCGTCACGATTCTTTATAAAAATCACTCGATATATTTTTGTTTTGTCCATAAAACATAGCTTAGGACTACCCTCGAGCTATCATCAGATAATCAAGATCAGTCCTAATGTATGTGCCTGTATATGCCAATAAAAAAAGACCGCACTTTAATTGGCGGTCTTGGTTTGGTTAATCCACTTATTGAGATTATCTACTTGGCTTGCGCACTTGTCTCGCTCTGCGGTTACCTTGACTAACTGTAATACGACATCACCGTAAGTCTCCCCGGTAAATGCTGTCTTAGCACACGGCACCGTGTAGGCTTGAGGTGGGTAGATATAGCTCGTCTTGGTTGTGTTACTTCCGCAGGCGCTCAAGAGCAGACTGAGGCAGACGAGTGTTAGCACAAGGTTGTGTTTTAATAATCGTTTTAATTGATTCCGCATTTTCTGCTGCCATCCGTTCGATTTCTTCGTTGCGTTGTTGTTGCGCAATTACCGCGGCGCGCTCTTGTTGCAATGCCGCATTTAGAGTTTTGTTGGTTTCTTCTTGTTGTTTAATAGTTTGGGCTTGCACTTGGTTTTCGGCTCTTAGTTCATCTATATTCTTTGATTGGTGCCAAATCCAACCGCACAAGCCCAAAATCGTTATCGCAATAAAGGCTATCGCGTAGGTTTTAAATTCTGCAAACATAGTGCTTTTTCCTTTTCTCTGCGACTAACAAGCCCAGGTAACACTCTTCCGCCAGCTCTCGTCCAGCGTGATAACTCATTACACGCTTGCGCATACTTGCCTGCATTGAGATATTTAAACATTGTGGATTTCCGCATTGCACCACAGCCAACATTAAACGTGATAGATGTTGCAGCATCAAAAACGGGTTGCGGTAAATTTCGTCCGTTTCCATATTGATTCACGCATTTTTCGGCCACCTGAATATCATTCTTCCAGCGTTCGGCAATTTCCAAATCCGTATAGATTCGTTTCGGCTCAATCGGCAGTCCGCTATATTCTGTTGAGCCAATACCAACAGTTAGCACATCTGATGGGCATTTATACGGCTCACGGCGACAACCCTCAGCGTTACCAATAATTTCCGCACCAGCGGGGCTTAATTGGATTTCATCGCCATGCGAGGTGTACATCACTGCAATAATACTGATAACGGAGCAAACACCTAATGCACCTCTAGTCTTTGATAATTTCAATATTTAACCCCTGTTTTAATCTTGCCACCATCAGCGCGTGAATCTCTTCTTTGCGCTCTTCTTCGCGCTTCAGCAAGCGGCCTTCCCAGAATTTGGAATACATATTCACAAGCGCGGTCAAAATACCAATCGCAAGACTAAGTAACATTAAATTATTCTGATCGCCAAGCCACGCCAAAAAGCCAGAAAAACCCGACCAGACATAGCTTTGATTTCCGGGATCTTTAAACATTCTCATACTCCACCCCGCTTTCTCGAGGCAATAAAAAAGCCCACGCATTAACGTGAGCTTGTGATATGGCAAAGGCGCAAGGATTCGAACCTCAATTAGCGATTTTGGAGACCGCTGTCTTACCATTAGACTACGCCCTTATAGTTTGATAACAAAAAGCCCCGACCGTTTCCGATCAGGGCTGTAAAATTCTTTTGTTCGTTTGCCATGCGCTAAAACCGCAAATTACCGAATATAGTACACTTTCACTTGCAAGTAATCAAGTGTTTTTATAAATTTTATGATGTTTTATTGGGCGATGAGGTTTTTCGCTCTTTCCCAGTTCATTCGATTAGACGCTTTAAATGGCGCAATCAATTTCTGAATGGTAGGGAGTGTGTTTTTGTATTGGCGTTGATATTCTTGGTGATGGCTGATCACCATTCCCGTGAAATAAGAGCCGATAGTTTCTAACGGTTTGATCATATCGCCAAGTAAGGTGTTCATCTGCTTGTGTCCACACCAAAGCCAAACAAGTTGTTCGAGTTCGTACTCAGTGAATTCAAAACTGAATTTCTTTTCACTGCTAGGCAGTTCAGGATCAGTGATCAACTCCCCTTCTAAAATTATCTTGTGTACATACTCTACTGCTTGCGGTAATTGCTCAAGGGTTAAATCTTCTATGCTTTCTACATTAAAGCGTTGATGGACTAAATGATAGGCATCAGAATAAATTAATCCCTTTTTGCTCACGAGCATATTCACGGCATTGCGTAATCCAGTTCTGTCATTGACGGATGTTTTGCTTTCATATTTTCCTGTTTTGCGAATAGTAGGTAATACTTCTGATGTAACCCATTTTCTAAAACGGTGTGGGATAGATCCTTTTTTCACTGCATCACGGCAACGTAAGATCAAAGTGTACATTCCGCTTTCGCTTACTACAGCCATTTCTTGCTTTCCTCCAAGGGTGTCGGTTAAAGCGACACCCTTTTCATCGTCATCTAATCTTTCGATTGCATCACGATAATTTGAGATATTGATAGCATTACAAAGATCTTTTGCAACAAACCAAGGCTCGTTATTAATAGCTAAAGTGCGGATGGATTTTGATTCAAAATTGAATGTGGATAATTGAGTTTGAGTTGTCATTTTTCTGTTCCTTTTGAGGGATTGATTGTTTACCCATAATTGGGCGACCAACGGCTCAAAACTAGCAGAAAATCTAGCGGAGTTATTCCCTTTCGGTATTGTATTCCTCGCACCGTCGGTCATTGATTCTTTGAGAACTTTATAATGGCGGTAAAATTCTCAAATTTTAGATACAAAAAAATCACGCTGACGGGGTGAATAATCCGTTTTCTGTTAGGCTTTTGAGACCTTGTAAAACATATTAATAAAAAGCCCCTTTGTAGTCAAGGGGCTTTTATTTGTAAATTATCTCTATAAAAATTACTTCTTATCTGTAAATTTTATCCATGCTTTAGTAATCTCTGCGAGACCCATTCTTTCATCGCGGCTCAGAATATGATTAATCCCACAACTACTAATCATTACTTTGTTTTCCTTCGCCATAAATTCAAGGTATTCGTCGAACGAATATTTAGCTCTATAAGATAGTTTACGCTCACCTCTTTCTTCTAATTTTACAGTAATTGGCTGCAATCTTTTATTGTTAATCAAGATCTCCGTATCGCGCAAGCATTTACTTTCAGACTTTTCTCCAACTATATTTAAATCAATCGATTTAAAATCACCTATTCCCTGTGCATCAGATAACATAATGCTAGCATAGGAGAATTGCTTGTTTTTTGATAACTCTTGTATATATAAATTCCCAAAAAATAAAACGTCTCTGTCATCAATGCTAACAATATCGTCCCCACAAGCTGTCAACATCAAACCAGCTGCGAACAATAATAATTTTTCCATTAATAATTTTTTCATTTTGTATTCCTCGTATGCTATATAGACTCGCTAATTCTACGAAACACAAAACATTTATTTAAGTTTTTAATCAAAGTTTTTTCTAATTTTGTGACCTACATCTCAAATTCAGGATGCTCTATCAAATTATCAAATAAAAAATCTATATAGATCTAATTTAGATCTATATAGATTTATTTATCCCAAAAACATAAACTTAATCTTCGCCCCAGTAAATGCACCTTTTAGGAATCTAACGCCCTTAGCACGCTCACGATACATATGCGCAGGAGAAATATGGAGTGCGGTACAAATATCTCGTTCATTTGCTTGCTGAACGTATAACGCCATTAAGATTTGATATTGCAGCAAGCTATCCTCGTGAAGATTCATAATCTGCTCCTCAATTTTTAAACATTCGTCATCCGTTAAGAATCGAATGTGAGCCTTGCGCACGGTAGGTAAAACAGGAATAGAAATTGTGGTGCTTGGGTATTCTGTGCCAATTCTGTCTCTGCCCCAGCAATTACCCCACTTTTCCAACACTCTCTCAACGCTATACGACATTCTACTCTCCTTCCAGCTCTTTAATTTTCGCTTTGTAGTATTTGATGATTTCTTTGCAATCTTCGACCGTGTACTTTTTCGCCTCGTGGTCTTGCCGCTCCAACCAAGCAACCTTATCTGCACCGATTTTATTCACAAGATTGATTCGGTACTCAATAATGTTTCCGCTCTTGTGGTCATTACAGGGTGCGCATTGCTTATGCACGTTTAATTCGCAAAATCTTAGTTCTGGACAAGCTCCAACACTCCGATAATGCCCTGCGTGATACTGTCCTGTGTGATATTTACCGCAACTTATACAAGGCTCATTTTTATCACGTAAACGAATAAATTTATTAAATACCGATTGAGCATCTTTCAACCATTCAGAGCGGCCTTTTAATTTAGCTTTACGCTCTCTTCGCTCTGCTCTTTCCTCTTTCTCTCGTTTCTTTCTTGCCTGCTCTTTTGAAAGGATAATCGCACATTTAGGCGAGCAGACTTTTTGTGTTGAGCTTATTGTTTTCACAAAGTAGTTGCCGCATACTTTGCATTTGGATTCCTTAGGCTTGCTCATATCTACCACCATTTACCAGTGATTAAAATTGTCCCTATAACTACACAGGCGTAAGCTATAATTAAAATTTTCAATTCTTTCTCATTCATCGTCCGCGCCCTCAATAAAACAAATAATCACAAACGCAACCACAAAGAGAACTACTGCTAAGGCTATTTCTTCTCTCATTTAAAATCTCCACGTATCGTTAAATTTAACGCCGTTCTCAACGCCCCAAGCGGTTGTATATTCGATAAGACTCGCCAATCGCTTTACGCTCATTTGAGCAGTGCTTTCTCGCAGATTGATTACTTCACCCTCAAGCCCGATTACCATTTCAGCTTGTCCACCTGTTGCGATTTTATGGGCTGATACCATAATCATTTTCCAAGTGTCTATGTCTCGCTTTTTACCGTTGAATTCGCACTGTTTGGATATATCGCTTAGTAGTGCGTGTAATTTACTGTTCTGTTCAAGTGAGCGTGTCATTGGTTGGATTTTTACCACCAACGGATTTTTGTCGTCCGTTGGTAGTTCTTTGATGAATTCAATGCAGTTCAACCGCACTTGGTTTGAGCGTAGAAAGAATTGTTTCTTGTCCATTACTGAATCACCCCTTTCCCGTAACTTTTCGCATAGCTTTTTTGTGCTTGTTGCGGTTTTTCGTTTAAGTCTTGATAGGCTTTTGCCTGATCGCAATCAACAAAATGACCTTTATCAAATCTCATATAGGCAGTGCCTAATTCACCGAAACGGTTTTTAGTGATAATGGCCTCTGAATATGGATTATCTGTATCAGCCTTATAAGCGCCCTCACGGTAAAGCATAATGATTTGACTGGCATCTTGTTCAATTGAGCCCGAATCTCTTAAATCAGAGTTTACTGGGCGTTTTACTGCACGGCTATCTACATCACGGTTAAGTTGGCAAAGTAAAATAATCGGGATATTGAAATTCTTGCTAAACGTTTTAAGCTTGCTCATTGAATTTGAGATAGCTTGTGTTAAGTTGATGTTCTTTTCTTGCTTGTGGCTCATTAAGCCTAAATAATCAATCACAATCGCAGAAAGATTGCCTACATCGCTAACATGTCGTTCTGTAATCGCACAGATTTCATCTGCTGATAAACCACCACGGTCAACGAAATAGATTTTTTGCTCACGAAGATCGGTGATCGCATTGGTTAAGAGGTTGTAATCTAAATCATCTAAGTCTTGTGGATTGCGGAGCTTCTTAACACCTACGCCACCCGTTGCACTTAACAAGCGGTCGATTAATTGGAAGTTACCCATTTCAAGACTGAAAAATAATACTGAACCGTTGTTTTTAGCGATGTTTCGTGTAAGTGTTAGACTGAATTCTGTTTTACCTGTACCAGGACGACCTGCCACCACAACTATGTCGGTAGAATCAATACCGCCTAGAATGTTATCCACCGCTTCAATGCCTGTGTAAAGTAAACGCTCTTTAAAATCGCTTTTTGAGCGTTTTTCTAGCACATCGATGTAAGAACCCATTAATTCGCCCATTACCACAGGCTTAATCTCTGTTTTACTGACAAGGAGTTTTTGAATTTGGTTTAACGCTTTTTGAGTTA
This is a stretch of genomic DNA from Haemophilus parainfluenzae. It encodes these proteins:
- the lysC gene encoding hypothetical protein encodes the protein MRNQLKRLLKHNLVLTLVCLSLLLSACGSNTTKTSYIYPPQAYTVPCAKTAFTGETYGDVVLQLVKVTAERDKCASQVDNLNKWINQTKTAN
- a CDS encoding DUF2570 family protein gives rise to the protein MFAEFKTYAIAFIAITILGLCGWIWHQSKNIDELRAENQVQAQTIKQQEETNKTLNAALQQERAAVIAQQQRNEEIERMAAENAESIKTIIKTQPCANTRLPQSALERLRK
- a CDS encoding lysozyme, whose product is MYTSHGDEIQLSPAGAEIIGNAEGCRREPYKCPSDVLTVGIGSTEYSGLPIEPKRIYTDLEIAERWKNDIQVAEKCVNQYGNGRNLPQPVFDAATSITFNVGCGAMRKSTMFKYLNAGKYAQACNELSRWTRAGGRVLPGLVSRREKEKALCLQNLKPTR
- a CDS encoding P22AR C-terminal domain-containing protein; this translates as MTTQTQLSTFNFESKSIRTLAINNEPWFVAKDLCNAINISNYRDAIERLDDDEKGVALTDTLGGKQEMAVVSESGMYTLILRCRDAVKKGSIPHRFRKWVTSEVLPTIRKTGKYESKTSVNDRTGLRNAVNMLVSKKGLIYSDAYHLVHQRFNVESIEDLTLEQLPQAVEYVHKIILEGELITDPELPSSEKKFSFEFTEYELEQLVWLWCGHKQMNTLLGDMIKPLETIGSYFTGMVISHHQEYQRQYKNTLPTIQKLIAPFKASNRMNWERAKNLIAQ
- a CDS encoding antiterminator Q family protein, with the translated sequence MSYSVERVLEKWGNCWGRDRIGTEYPSTTISIPVLPTVRKAHIRFLTDDECLKIEEQIMNLHEDSLLQYQILMALYVQQANERDICTALHISPAHMYRERAKGVRFLKGAFTGAKIKFMFLG
- a CDS encoding recombination protein NinG, translated to MSKPKESKCKVCGNYFVKTISSTQKVCSPKCAIILSKEQARKKREKEERAERRERKAKLKGRSEWLKDAQSVFNKFIRLRDKNEPCISCGKYHTGQYHAGHYRSVGACPELRFCELNVHKQCAPCNDHKSGNIIEYRINLVNKIGADKVAWLERQDHEAKKYTVEDCKEIIKYYKAKIKELEGE
- a CDS encoding recombination protein NinB, with product MDKKQFFLRSNQVRLNCIEFIKELPTDDKNPLVVKIQPMTRSLEQNSKLHALLSDISKQCEFNGKKRDIDTWKMIMVSAHKIATGGQAEMVIGLEGEVINLRESTAQMSVKRLASLIEYTTAWGVENGVKFNDTWRF
- a CDS encoding replicative DNA helicase, producing MVTQDNNYNLEYGLISSMLATGLTAQAREVISWLEPEMFSIYNLGALYANIRKQARKHDLIDFLLLSQDYGENLATLAEMANGATYGGNLLGYAKKIHSSWVNRSAQQTMLKLAGEMSQASNESQVNELTQKALNQIQKLLVSKTEIKPVVMGELMGSYIDVLEKRSKSDFKERLLYTGIEAVDNILGGIDSTDIVVVAGRPGTGKTEFSLTLTRNIAKNNGSVLFFSLEMGNFQLIDRLLSATGGVGVKKLRNPQDLDDLDYNLLTNAITDLREQKIYFVDRGGLSADEICAITERHVSDVGNLSAIVIDYLGLMSHKQEKNINLTQAISNSMSKLKTFSKNFNIPIILLCQLNRDVDSRAVKRPVNSDLRDSGSIEQDASQIIMLYREGAYKADTDNPYSEAIITKNRFGELGTAYMRFDKGHFVDCDQAKAYQDLNEKPQQAQKSYAKSYGKGVIQ